One window of Nicotiana tomentosiformis chromosome 11, ASM39032v3, whole genome shotgun sequence genomic DNA carries:
- the LOC138891345 gene encoding uncharacterized protein, protein MSCLALSLQPTNGHDILLQTREWFPPSRALMALSAFRRTRLAFSKQVHPPTPSDSSSDPSMSLGDDPLAASSGQVIVGVESRYRVVYRLVNSIYVLAITTADDNNDKEMVVNNVFECISIVNQAVSVVVTACRGVDVTPEKLAKKYAEIYMALDIVLRGVSNIRLAAMLASMHGESIAKMVHSAIHTENKIRGADSWVNVEAHALEQEGGVESFSKVLFELPQETLEAGDEVAASLAITGGEKEEEKIEEIEGEKDPFAASDMINKPESLVGDFKKDKDKDSSDVSKALAGLEVTTLPPAAATQSTHIGVEGFEGDYGGIEFSIDGSTLQQDFEGINDAWGGGLDASEYVGTKKVKKDQGLGGLELLETSEPPKAAAGAATDGGAGKKLEDILVKKMNGPEMFITEEISAEFRESLLARVGLMGVVFLRTLPPKSSDDKETEFSFKVEGTAGVKRFVMQNSHVSSLGNGLFHVKTAPSNEPIPIIKYSLLPRLTPLPLRIRLVKRLSGTLLSVMLQYVANPDLPVPLTNVTFVLKLPVDPTLLKVTPKAVLNRSERELKWHVDEIPLKGHPGKLRARFPIDINDDDGGEELVLFGYVKFSSQGPRSLSGISLQPAIEGKADFYEVDHRYSSGVYTCN, encoded by the coding sequence ATGTCTTGTTTGGCACTTTCCCTTCAACCCACAAATGGGCATGACATCCTACTCCAAACCCGTGAATGGTTCCCTCCTTCTCGTGCCCTAATGGCCCTTTCCGCTTTTCGCCGAACCCGCCTTGCCTTTTCCAAACAAGTCCACCCACCCACCCCCTCCGACTCTTCTTCTGATCCTTCTATGTCCCTTGGTGATGATCCGCTCGCTGCTTCTTCGGGTCAAGTTATTGTTGGTGTCGAATCCAGGTACCGTGTTGTATACCGCCTTGTTAACTCGATTTATGTCCTTGCTATTACCACTGCTGATGATAATAACGACAAAGAAATGGTTGTTAATAATGTGTTTGAGTGTATTAGTATTGTGAATCAAGCTGTTTCTGTGGTGGTTACTGCATGCCGGGGTGTTGATGTCACTCCGGAGAAGTTAGCTAAGAAGTACGCAGAGATATATATGGCTTTGGATATTGTGTTAAGAGGAGTTAGTAATATTAGGCTGGCTGCTATGTTGGCGTCTATGCACGGGGAGAGTATTGCCAAGATGGTGCATTCTGCTATTCATACGGAGAATAAGATCAGGGGAGCTGATAGTTGGGTGAATGTGGAGGCTCATGCGTTGGAACAAGAAGGTGGAGTGGAATCGTTCTCAAAAGTCTTGTTTGAGTTGCCTCAGGAGACGTTGGAGGCGGGTGATGAGGTGGCAGCATCGTTGGCGATTACGGGTGGAGAAAAGGAGGAGGAGAAAATTGAGGAGATTGAGGGGGAGAAAGATCCATTTGCTGCAAGTGATATGATTAATAAGCCGGAGTCTTTGGTGGGTGATTTTAAGAAGGATAAGGATAAGGATAGTTCGGATGTATCGAAAGCATTGGCAGGGCTTGAGGTGACTACCTTGCCACCTGCTGCAGCTACCCAGTCAACCCATATTGGTGTGGAAGGGTTTGAAGGGGATTATGGTGGGATAGAGTTTAGTATTGACGGATCAACTCTGCAGCAGGATTTTGAAGGGATTAATGATGCTTGGGGTGGTGGATTAGATGCTTCAGAGTATGTGGGAACGAAAAAGGTGAAGAAAGATCAGGGTCTTGGTGGGCTTGAGTTACTGGAGACTAGTGAACCACCTAAAGCtgcagctggagctgctactGATGGTGGTGCTGGGAAAAAACTTGAGGATATTTTGGTGAAGAAAATGAATGGTCCAGAAATGTTCATCACCGAGGAGATCAGTGCGGAGTTCAGAGAATCGTTGCTCGCTAGGGTTGGGTTGATGGGCGTTGTTTTCTTAAGAACACTGCCCCCGAAGTCTTCTGATGATAAGGAAACTGAGTTTTCCTTCAAGGTTGAAGGCACCGCTGGTGTTAAGAGGTTTGTCATGCAAAACTCTCATGTGAGCAGCCTTGGAAATGGTTTGTTTCATGTGAAGACAGCACCTTCAAATGAGCCTATACCTATTATTAAGTACAGTTTGCTGCCGCGTTTAACTCCATTGCCTTTGAGGATTCGACTTGTTAAGCGTCTTAGTGGGACATTACTTTCTGTAATGCTGCAGTACGTTGCAAATCCTGATCTTCCAGTTCCATTAACCAATGTAACCTTTGTCCTGAAATTGCCAGTAGACCCCACATTATTGAAAGTTACACCCAAAGCTGTATTGAACCGGTCTGAGAGAGAACTGAAATGGCATGTTGATGAGATCCCACTCAAGGGTCATCCTGGTAAGCTGAGGGCGAGGTTCCCTATagatattaatgatgatgatggTGGGGAAGAGCTAGTGCTTTTTGGTTACGTAAAGTTCTCATCCCAAGGGCCTAGATCTTTGTCTGGCATTTCTCTGCAGCCAGCTATAGAGGGCAAGGCCGATTTTTATGAGGTTGATCACAGGTATTCAAGTGGAGTTTACACATGCAATTAA